The following is a genomic window from Aminivibrio sp..
TTTATCTTGTGGACGATGTCTCAGAGGACATGGGGAATGCCAGGGAGATGACATGGTGGGCCGCAGTGGGGAAAGCTTTTGTTTCGCATCTCAGGGGAAAAGGCTGCTCAGTGGAGAAGACAACGGAAGCTCCGTCTTCCGCTGATGATGAACTGGATCAAGTCCTGGCCTGCGTGTGGGACGAAGATATCCTTGGATACCTGAGGGTGAAGGATGGAAAGAAATCCTGACGGCACCTTTTTTTATCCTGTTAAACTTGTCGTGGGTGTCCTCTACCCGGACGAAAACCTGTGGCGGTGGACGGCCGGAAAACTCTCGGGCCTCTGGGGTGCCCCTGAAGACATGAGTCCCGAGTTCCCTTTTACCGTCACGGACTATTATTCCGATATTTCCCCCGTCCTGTTCCGCCGGTTTCTTTCCTTTTCCGGCCTTCGCGACGGCGGGGAACTGCCTGAATGGAAAAGAACCGCCTGCCGCCTCGAGAACGAAAGCGGCGCTCAGAGAACAGTGAACATTGACCCTGGATACGTGAACGGAGCAAGACTGGTGCTTGCATCTACAAAGGACAACGCTCACAGGGTGTATATCGGGGGAGGCATTCACGGGGAGGTTACCCTTCGGTTCAGGTTCAAAAAATGGGAACCTTTCGACTACACCTTCCCCGATTTCGCAGAAGGTCTTTACGACGGTTTTCTTTCAGTCGTAAGAAAAAAATGGATTCGTGAAATGGAATCGAGGAGGCGCGAAAAATGATCGGGAGATACCAAACCGCAGAAATGGGAGCCATCTGGAGCGAGGAGAGCAAATTCCGCGCTTGGCTGGAAGTGGAGCTGGCCGTTTGCAGGGTCTGGATGGAAAAGGGAGTCATCCCGGGGGAAGCCTACACTGACATCTGCGAAAAAGCGTCCTTTGACATCGACAGAATCAACGAGATAGAGGAACAGGTTCACCATGACGTCATCGCCTTTGTATCGGCCGTCGCCGAAAAGATCGGGGAAAACGGCAGGTACATCCACCTCGGCCTGACAAGCAGCGACGTAATTGATACCGCGTCCTCCCTTTTGCTGAAACGTTCTTTCTCAATAGTGAAAGAAAAAACCGCGGTCCTCATGTCTGCCATTGCTGATCGGGCAGAAGAATTCAAGTATACTCCCTGCGTCGGGCGCACCCACGGAATCCACGGAGAACCCACCACCTTCGGCCTGAAGCTCCTCAACTGGCTCTACCAGCTCCAGAGGGACACGGAAAGGCTGGATCTGGCGGAAGAACAGGTCAGCTACGGGAAAATTTCCGGGGCCGTGGGAACGTACGCCCACTGCGAACCTTCCGTGGAGCGGAGAGTATGCGATCTTCTCGGGCTCAAACCATCTCTCGTTTCAACGCAGATTCTCCAAAGAGACAGGCACAGCAACGCAATGAATACCATCGCACTCCTCGGAAGCGCTCTCGACCGATTTGCAACAGAAATTCGCCACCTGCAGAGGACGGAAGTAATGGAGGCAATGGAACCCTTCGGCGCAAAGCAGAAAGGTTCGAGCGCCATGCCTCACAAGAGAAACCCGATCCTGTGCGAACGCATTTCCGGAATGAGCAGACTCCTGAGAGGATACGCCCTCACCGCCATGGAAAACATTACTTTATGGCATGAACGAGATATAAGTCATTCCTCGACGGAAAGGGTCATCTGGCCGGATGCTTTTCACCTGATCACCTATATGCTCTCAAAAATGACATATATTGTTAAAAATATGGTTGTAAATACCACAAAAATGAGAGAAAATCTGGATATAACCCGGGGGCTCGTTTTCAGCCAGCGTGTTCTCCTCGACCTGGTTGAGCGGTTTGGCCTTCCGAGGGAAGAAGCCTACGCCATTGTTCAGGAAAACGCGATGAAATGCTGGTCAGGGAGAAAAACTTTCCAAGAGTTGCTTCTCGAAGATGGACGGATCGCATCCCGCCTTTCCCCGGAGGAACTGGAAGGCCTTTTTTCAACCGATCACTATTTCCGCTGGGTTGACGAGATATTTGCACGTTTTCGCCGGTAACAGGGCAACATACAATCTATTCGGGAGGAGATACTATGTTTGCTGCTGACAGGAACCTTGCGCTTGAGCTGGTGAGGGCGACAGAAGCGGCCGCCATGGCAGCGGGACGATGGATGGGACGGGGAGACAAGAATGCCGTTGACGGAGCGGCGGTAAATGCGCTCCGGTATATTCTCAACACGGTCAGCATGTCCGGTGTCGTTGTTATCGGCGAAGGGGAAAAGGACGAAGCCCCCATGCTCTACAACGGAGAGAAGCTTGGAGCGGAAAAGGCCCCTGAAGTCGACATAGCGGTCGATCCCATCGACGGCACCCGGCTTACCGCTCTCGGTCTCGCCGGAGCCATCAGCGTTGTCGCCGTTTCCGAACGGGGGACCATGTTCAACCCCAAAAACATTTACTACATGAACAAGCTCGTCGTCGGTCCCGAAGCGGCGGACGTTATCGACATCAACCTCACTCCCGAGGAGAACGTGGCCCGAGTCGCTGAGGCAAAGGGGAAGGCCCTTGATGATGTCACAGTGGTAGTTCTGGACCGTCCGCGGCACGAAGAACTGAAGACCCGCATACGAAAAGTCGGTGCCAGAATCAAGCTCATCCCCGACGGAGACATCGGAGGTTCTCTTCTCACATGGAAGGACCGGGGCGGAGCCGATCTCCTCATGGGCATCGGAGGATCGCCGGAAGCGGTCATTACAGCCTGTGCCATCAAGTGTCTCGGGGGCAGCATGCAGTGCAAGCTCTGGCCGAGAAATGACGAGGACATAGCCGAAAGCAGGAAAAGAGGCCTCGATCTTGACCAGGTCCTTACCACTGACGACCTCGTCAGGGGAGACAACGTGTTTTTTGCCGCCACGGGAGTCACCGACGGGGACTTTTTGAAGGGCGTCCGCTACGAAGGGCGGGAGATACATACCAGTTCCATGGTCATGAGATCACGAAGCGGCACTATACGCTTCGTGGACAGTATCCACATGCCGAAGAAGCTGACGGAACTCTCCAAGGTCAGCGGTATCGAATACAGCACGGTCTGACAACAAAGGGCGAACGGGAAAGGCGGGAGTGAACATTTCTTCCCGCCTTCCCCGTTATTTTTTCTTCCACTTTTCAGCCCCTATGGCCACCTGCCCGACTGAAACGCACTCGTCGTTGGGTGGAACAAGCCTGTGGAGCAGGGGATTGAGCCCCTTCTTGCCGAGGAGCGACCTTACCGTCGCAGTCAGTCTCCTGTTCTGCCAGACCCCTCCAGAAAGAGCCACATCCCTTATACCTGTTTCTTCCGCCAAACGGCCGCAGACTTCGGCGACCCCATGGGCAAGGCCGGTATGTATCGCTCCGGCGACACGTTCCCTCCTCATGGTGCCGCGATTTTCCATAACCCATCTGACAGCGGGCCTCCAGTCAAGTATGAAGCGTCCATCCCGACTTTCGACAGTAAAAGGAGCGCTGATCCGCCCTCCTTCCGCAATCCCTTCAAGAGCCATGGCAGCCTGGCCGTCAAAGGTGATTTTTTCCGCAAGGCCCAGAAGGGCGGAAACGCCGTCGAAAAATCTTCCGCACGACGTCGTGAGCGGCGAAATTCCGAGAACCGAAAGAACCTGGCGGATCATGTCTTTTTTTCCCGGCCAGAGTTCTTCTCCCATGTGCCGTGCAGTTTCTTCTCCCAGAGCCATGGCGAGAAGAGAAAGTCCG
Proteins encoded in this region:
- a CDS encoding DUF4416 family protein; protein product: MERNPDGTFFYPVKLVVGVLYPDENLWRWTAGKLSGLWGAPEDMSPEFPFTVTDYYSDISPVLFRRFLSFSGLRDGGELPEWKRTACRLENESGAQRTVNIDPGYVNGARLVLASTKDNAHRVYIGGGIHGEVTLRFRFKKWEPFDYTFPDFAEGLYDGFLSVVRKKWIREMESRRREK
- the purB gene encoding adenylosuccinate lyase, translated to MIGRYQTAEMGAIWSEESKFRAWLEVELAVCRVWMEKGVIPGEAYTDICEKASFDIDRINEIEEQVHHDVIAFVSAVAEKIGENGRYIHLGLTSSDVIDTASSLLLKRSFSIVKEKTAVLMSAIADRAEEFKYTPCVGRTHGIHGEPTTFGLKLLNWLYQLQRDTERLDLAEEQVSYGKISGAVGTYAHCEPSVERRVCDLLGLKPSLVSTQILQRDRHSNAMNTIALLGSALDRFATEIRHLQRTEVMEAMEPFGAKQKGSSAMPHKRNPILCERISGMSRLLRGYALTAMENITLWHERDISHSSTERVIWPDAFHLITYMLSKMTYIVKNMVVNTTKMRENLDITRGLVFSQRVLLDLVERFGLPREEAYAIVQENAMKCWSGRKTFQELLLEDGRIASRLSPEELEGLFSTDHYFRWVDEIFARFRR
- the glpX gene encoding class II fructose-bisphosphatase, coding for MFAADRNLALELVRATEAAAMAAGRWMGRGDKNAVDGAAVNALRYILNTVSMSGVVVIGEGEKDEAPMLYNGEKLGAEKAPEVDIAVDPIDGTRLTALGLAGAISVVAVSERGTMFNPKNIYYMNKLVVGPEAADVIDINLTPEENVARVAEAKGKALDDVTVVVLDRPRHEELKTRIRKVGARIKLIPDGDIGGSLLTWKDRGGADLLMGIGGSPEAVITACAIKCLGGSMQCKLWPRNDEDIAESRKRGLDLDQVLTTDDLVRGDNVFFAATGVTDGDFLKGVRYEGREIHTSSMVMRSRSGTIRFVDSIHMPKKLTELSKVSGIEYSTV